The DNA window AATCCTCTTGttatttcttccacttttacCTGACGATGatccttccttcttcttatGGACAACAATTACTGCAGTTGTAAATTTGTGGTTTACTGAAACTTCGTTCAAATGCTTTTCCGTCATCTTTACCACCTCACAATCAATCTTAAAGGGTTCTGGAGGAAGTAGTGATTGGATGAAGAGACAAGAAAGGAGTTTGTTTTGAAGTTTATATTTTTGAGGCATTTCTCTCTCTGGTTTTCAGAGATAAAAAACTGGACTCAAAGACTGGGAAACCTCTGGCCGTGTTTGCACTATTCTAATAAAGTGCGTAACCTGTTCAACTTTCCCCTGCAAAGAGAGGACCGTTTGGCCAGTAGCAAAATTTTGGATTGCGTGAAATAACTGTTACAGTCCATGTTAGTCGGTCATTTGCTGGAATGATATGaacaaaagacaaaagaacaataATGTGTGGTCTTCTGTCTCCTATAGCTACTGAGTTCACAACAGGCGAAATTCCGTCTCCACCTATATTCACCAAATTAGAATGTACTTTTTCCGCAAGTGTACAATGTATTTCGACGTTTTCCACCTCTGAGGAAAAGGATGGACTGAACTGAATACTGAATACCAACAATCAAAACATTAAATTCAAGACCATTCGTACTTTTGAAATTGAACCTGTAGGATGTCGATCGGATGTTTCgtcatattttttcacttattttcgttttttttttgcacctctTCATTTACAAGGTACCCTTTCTACGAGAGTTCCAAAACCTCTTATCTCACGGTTTTGTGTCTATGTTATCTTAGACAAACTCTTCTTTGTGAAATCGTTTCAAACTCCCCGAAATAACATGTGATCTCAGTTTTTACGTGTATGATTGCACACACTGCATAAACACCGTGGCACATTATTTGCGTTGCGAATGTGGTTGCTATTGTCAGTGATGTTTTCCTTTCTGCTTTCCTCACAGTTGCTGAGCTCATCTTCATTCGCGACTTAATCACATGAACTTTTTTGGAATGATTTTAGACTCAACAGATATCTGTCTTCCTCTTTGAGGTTATATTTGTGCAGTGAATATTGTAATGCATATGATCTACGTGTCTTTTAAGTTTTTCAATGGATTCGGATGATGAATCGTCCACCTATGCTGCCGTCGAAGACGCACATGTAATCCGCCCATGGGTAGACCAGTTCCAGgtattttttctctgtttctttctctctctctctctgaagGCGCGGAAAACAGTATTTTATATGCTTCTGAGACTAATTCATATATCTATATGCGAATAACCCACTAAGCAAATCTTCATTATCGCCAAAGATTGCAAGCTTTTCTTCGTCAGTTACAAGACGAAGTAAACGATCATGGACCGAGCGTGGTGAGAATGTATGATGTCAGCTTCCTTGCTATGTAGAGTTGTTTATGGTACTCGCATAAGTAGCATAAGAGTTTCGATGCGGTTGTTTCTTTATGCGATTTTTGAAGCCGTAGAAATGGAATCACTGCTCAccgcatttttcttcaattcccTGCTCGCACTATTTCTATGAAGTGAGATCTAGAacctcgttcttttttttactgctttttaTCTATACCGTTTGGTGCCCATCCATTCACTAGCTAGCAATTGTTGGAAAGTTTACTTCTCCCTAGCCACACTTCACACAGCTTTGGACAcgtttctttcgtttctgCGATCATTTCATCCAACTACTTTTCGTACGGAAACTAGAGAAATACCTGTTCTCGAAATCGATATCATTCGGCTTAGAGAATTTGCTGCTACCATTGACAATGCAGTCATTTTTGGTGATATCTAACGTTATAGTTCTCCTGTATCTTCGAAACAGATTTCCACAGCGCTTTATTGTAGTTTTTCCATTGTCGATCATTCTTTAACGTTTTCCTGAGTTTTCCGAGAAAGTGTATTCACAGGAACTGTCTTAGTTGATCCTgcgcatttcttttcttttaggcGATGTCCCGTCGTTGTCAGCGCAATGCTCTCCTTCAACTAATTAGTACCTGTGGTCTACAACATGTAAGACATGTACGCCAGCTTATCGAGCCACATTTTCAGAAGGATTTCCTATCGTGCTTACCAGTGGAGGTTAGCAGTTTCCTACAAATTAGATAGTTCCCCATTGATTCACTCAGAGATAAGCACGAACAACTTCTGTCGAGCGATTTGGCTCTTTCAGGATATCACGTGGTTTGTGGTGATATTTCTTTGGTCTGTAAGATAATTGTATGATAGAATCGTGGTGAGGAAAGTATTAACACAACAAATGCAATGCAAAATTCTCTGTTTGAGATTTGTAGGGACTTTCCGTACGTGCATGTACAGAAAAACCACGTTTTCCACCTGAAGTTATCACTTTAGCTTGCGATATGAACTTAAATTTTCTAATGACTATACTACGAAAGAAACTAAGAGTGATTGAAAAATCAAGTCAATTACAGCATGTCACAAAACTGATGATGTTGGTGTTACTGTGGGCAAATGTAGAGATTAGGTGTATACGTGGTGGCCACGCTCGATTCCCTATAATTGTCCTCAAAAACGGCGGTGAAACGACGCTTCTTGATAAGAGAAGTGTTAGAACGAACCCCTTTGTGCATTGTCCACTCCATTCAGTAGCACTGACCCCATTGATTCTCGGTCGTTCGCTCATAGATTCGGCACGCACACAAGGGTGACACGTTTTTACGTGCATCGTAGGAACAAGCACCGTTTTTCAGGTCGATTTGAACGATTAGGAGTGATTAAGCGGGGACCATTCTCATTCATGTAATCTACACCTGAACTgtatatttgcccacagagacccCATCATGTTTAATTTTGTgaaacgctgcctttaatcagtTGAAGAGTGGTACATTCGGTTGCCGTGTATTTTTTAATTACGTACTCATCGTAAGGAGAATACTAGTGGTTCTGTTTCACCTTTTTACAATATAAATCCGTTTAGTTAGCAGTACAAATAGTTGCGAATCTGCCGATGGCCGACATTGTGCGTGCCGCTCAAGTTTCGCGTTTCTGGCGTGACATATGTGAAGACGATCGTATGTGGAGACTGAAATGTGAGCGAGAAGGACTTGAGCCGCTTCCTGTGCCAAGGTTTGTTGAATACTTAGATAAACCTCCTGGATAGTTCTCAAATGCACGTAATTATAATCATGTTTTTAGTAGACGTGCTGCTGGTGCATGGGAACAAACTGCCATGGGCAACGGTGTCACAATTGTGGACCATTATAAAGGAGCCGAATTAGAACAGCATAGAAAAGCCAGAGAGCAAAGCTATGGAAGGTATTATAtactattttcaatttttttttcattccatttacAGTTAGCAGGGATAGTTGTGTTCGAAAaggtttttctcatttcttttatcaAGTCACAGCGAAACATATTTCAGTGTTTATTCACGATCAGTATGGAAAGCCACATATCTGAGGCGATGCAGAATAGCAGCTAATTGGAGACGTCTACCTATTGGGGGTAGCATGGTTCTGCGAGGACACGAGGAACATGTTATCACGTGCCTGCAGGTATCCACTTTTTCAAACCGGTGCTGTGCGAGGTCATGGTACCTATGTTCTCTGTGTGAAGATAGGCAGTTAAAGGATAGGAaaactcaaatttttctctttagatACAAGGTGACATGCTGGTTACCGGGTCGGATGATAATACGCTGAGGGTGTGGAGTATCGAACAAGGGAAGGTAGTGTTTTCATCTAATGTTTCGTTCAGTTTTTGTGTGGACTCTGTTCGATCGGCAACTCTTTTGTTAGGGTTcttttttgaacgtttttttttgtacttatcTCCTCTTTTAAAATCTGTTTTATTTGCGTTGCTTTTCAATTAACGTGTTTTTACCTGAAATCGACTTGATGAAAGCAagcttttcagtttttttcattctcctgCAAGagtttcctcaatttttactTGAGGTTATTACAAGTCATTTGCTTCTAGCTACTTTTTACACTCGTGGGACATTCTGGAGGAGTATGGACGTCGCAACTATCCACAGATGGCAAATATATCATTAGTGGTTCAACTGATCGAACTGTAAAGGTATCGAAGTGAACATCTACGAACCATATAATTTGATGCGCATAATGCCCCATTTGAAGGTGTGGTCCGCAAAAGATGGTTCACTGATTCACACTCTTCATGGTCATACGAGTACTGTACGCTGCATGAGTCTTTGCCAAAACATGTAGGGTCCCATTCGttacattttccttttttttctgtttttttttttcgttctcactTGTTTCACCTGAGAGGCATAGTAATTATGCTCAGTGTATTTGTGTGTGCAGATTGGTTTCTGGTTCACGTGACACGACCGTTAGAGCGTGGAATATTGAAACTGGTATGTGCGAGCAGTATCTAACAGGTCACGTAGCTGCAGTGCGTTGTGTGCAATTGGATCTTGAAGGAGGGCGAGTCATTTCTGGAGCATACGATTTCACGATTAAGGTACAGACTTAGCTTCTTATCTACTACCTTTGTTGGTTTGTTTTCGACAAAgattattcttcttctttgagtTGATTTCAAAGGGTGGTGGTCTTCAGTGGATATGTGCACACGAACAGTCGTTTCattatttcgttttatttgagaaatgaattttctgcTCACATCGGCAAAGAAGTGAACCATTCTAATTCTGAAATTGTTGCGAATTGTTGTAATGTGCCATATTTCACTTTCGCAACCATTTTCCAGTGTCGAGATTGGGTATGAAATTCATATAATTATCTTACACAACATTAATGAACAGAGTGCAGTGTAATTGTTCATAAATAATTCTTAATCTCGACCATTCATCATTTCGtccattttgttcattttctttctaggTATGGGATTATGAAACAGGTTCTTGTACGTACACATTGACTGGACATACAAATCGCGTCTATTCTTTATTAGTGAGTCGTGTTAGGaagcttttgaaaaatatcttgGATAACGTAGTTATGTAACTGATTTCGTTTTCAGCTTGACGCTGCACGTAGTATTGTTGTTAGCGGTAGTCTAGACACGACAATAAGAGTATGGGACATTGCCAAGGGCACGTGTATATGTGTCCTCTCCGGACACCATTCGCTTACATCGGGTATGCAGCTCAGAGGTGATGTGTTGGTATCTTGCAATGCCGATAGTGATGTTAGGGTGAGtgtatttgtaaaatttttcttttgttatttaGACTCCAGTATTCGAGTGACTTATGCTTTTGCAAATGCAGAAAGCACCTTTTAGCTCGTTCTTTGTATACTTGGCCCTGTCATTTCTTTTACATTTCACCCTTTGTTTGAGAGTATATTTGCTTGAATCCGTAGGTGTGGAACATCCGCGATGGCTCTTGCATGTACCGTCTGCATGGTCCAAATGGTCACACATCAGCCATCACTTCGCTCCAATTTCTCGACAATGGTGTTGTGGTAACAAGCGGAGATGACGGAGCAGTGAAACTGTGGGATGTTATGAAAGGTCAGTATATGTTGCTGCTGTTTCTTGTACTATGTCTCGTTATCGGCTCTGTCTTCTAGGTGAATTCATTCGTGATCTTGTACGACTATCTTCTGGAGGAAGCGGAGGTTGTATATGGCGTTTGAAAGCCACAAACAATCTTCTAGCTTGTGCAGCAGGTTCTAGAAATGGTACAGAAGACACCAAAGtcattcttctggattttgacGCCGGATATCCGTAAAATCACCGCAACCAGCTTTTGCTGCACAATTGTGTttgcttttatattttttctaggaatGGGTTTGAATTTCTGGTTATTATAGATCTGGGCTCTGATCTTGTGCATCATTTTTCCATGTAGGGCAAGGTTGATATCATTTCTATGTAGATGATCTTGCTTTGATTCTGCTTGCTTCGTCACTAAATTTGCGTTAAGGCTATGACCGTTCCTGTGACAACCAGTTGAGTCGTTTAATTCTCATCGCTGAAATCACTTTTGCTCCTACGGATgcttatttcttgttttttaatCCTTGTGGTAGTTTCATAAAGCGTAGGTGATATTTATCTATTCGTTTCGCTAGGTGCACTTTACATCGCTTCTTAAGTGACGTTTATTCAACTGCCAACTGACGTGAGAGTAgccattcttttttgttgctttcctttttccgGATGTTGTACGGTGTAGA is part of the Necator americanus strain Aroian chromosome V, whole genome shotgun sequence genome and encodes:
- a CDS encoding hypothetical protein (NECATOR_CHRV.G18574.T1), which gives rise to MDSTVGERSTSCKSPPTSLSSVEDVAEEVGSFHESTEEKQNSSKRKSPMDVASQGKRYARSPSFSMDSDDESSTYAAVEDAHVIRPWVDQFQAMSRRCQRNALLQLISTCGLQHVRHVRQLIEPHFQKDFLSCLPVELAVQIVANLPMADIVRAAQVSRFWRDICEDDRMWRLKCEREGLEPLPVPSRRAAGAWEQTAMGNGVTIVDHYKGAELEQHRKAREQSYGSVYSRSVWKATYLRRCRIAANWRRLPIGGSMVLRGHEEHVITCLQIQGDMLVTGSDDNTLRVWSIEQGKLLFTLVGHSGGVWTSQLSTDGKYIISGSTDRTVKVWSAKDGSLIHTLHGHTSTVRCMSLCQNILVSGSRDTTVRAWNIETGMCEQYLTGHVAAVRCVQLDLEGGRVISGAYDFTIKVWDYETGSCTYTLTGHTNRVYSLLLDAARSIVVSGSLDTTIRVWDIAKGTCICVLSGHHSLTSGMQLRGDVLVSCNADSDVRVWNIRDGSCMYRLHGPNGHTSAITSLQFLDNGVVVTSGDDGAVKLWDVMKGEFIRDLVRLSSGGSGGCIWRLKATNNLLACAAGSRNGTEDTKVILLDFDAGYP
- a CDS encoding hypothetical protein (NECATOR_CHRV.G18574.T2); its protein translation is MDSTVGERSTSCKSPPTSLSSVEDVAEEVGSFHESTEEKQNSSKRKSPMDVASQGKRYARSPSFSMDSDDESSTYAAVEDAHVIRPWVDQFQAMSRRCQRNALLQLISTCGLQHVRHVRQLIEPHFQKDFLSCLPVELAVQIVANLPMADIVRAAQVSRFWRDICEDDRMWRLKCEREGLEPLPVPSRRAAGAWEQTAMGNGVTIVDHYKGAELEQHRKAREQSYGSVYSRSVWKATYLRRCRIAANWRRLPIGGSMVLRGHEEHVITCLQIQGDMLVTGSDDNTLRVWSIEQGKLLFTLVGHSGGVWTSQLSTDGKYIISGSTDRTVKVWSAKDGSLIHTLHGHTSTVRCMSLCQNILVSGSRDTTVRAWNIETGMCEQYLTGHVAAVRCVQLDLEGGRVISGAYDFTIKVWDYETGSCTYTLTGHTNRVYSLLLDAARSIVVSGSLDTTIRVWDIAKGTCICVLSGHHSLTSGMQLRGDVLVSCNADSDVRVWNIRDGSCMYRLHGPNGHTSAITSLQFLDNGVVVTSGDDGAVKLWDVMKGEFIRDLVRLSSGGSGGCIWRLKATNNLLACAAGSRNGMGLNFWLL